A genomic stretch from Primulina huaijiensis isolate GDHJ02 chromosome 14, ASM1229523v2, whole genome shotgun sequence includes:
- the LOC140957518 gene encoding transcription factor MYB61 → MGRHSCCYKQKLRKGLWSPEEDEKLIKHITKYGHGCWSSVPKLAGLQRCGKSCRLRWINYLRPDLKRGTFSQEEEGLIIELHAVLGNRWSQIAAQLPGRTDNEIKNLWNSSIKKKLRQKGIDPNTHKPLSEVVTEDKASPSSKNNEKTSEGSSEVSLFELEYSTNQGLVADRPKPSSSVLSETYPRVENSCNNMVSHPNSTHEFFLNRFVPSHESSSTSCKPSDMSGFLPFNRIQYSPNTGLSANPNANLFFNSIPKSLEFFSDHQFIDSNTIAASLPLSMNFTSENPISHFNQKFQNWSQPCTFSSNGSSSSAEFRPNFSFFQNNTFSWEAAECVKPVKESGPEDIKWADYLQTPFLNSIHHQTAQDLYAESKSQVIFQPEASLINGNWHSNHHQQQQSLQAAELYSGNKQFQFS, encoded by the exons ATGGGCAGGCATTCTTGCTGCTACAAACAGAAGCTCAGAAAAGGGCTATGGTCGCCCGAAGAAGACGAGAAACTCATTAAACACATCACTAAATATGGCCACGGCTGCTGGAGCTCGGTCCCAAAGCTTGCCG GGCTTCAAAGGTGTGGTAAGAGCTGCAGATTGAGGTGGATCAATTACCTTAGGCCGGACTTGAAAAGAGGGACGTTTTCGCAAGAGGAAGAGGGTTTGATCATTGAACTGCATGCAGTTCTTGGAAACAG GTGGTCACAGATTGCTGCGCAATTGCCTGGGAGAACAGACAATGAAATCAAGAATCTGTGGAACTCGTCCATCAAGAAAAAGCTAAGGCAAAAGGGCATCGATCCCAATACACATAAGCCTCTATCAGAAGTTGTGACTGAAGATAAGGCCTCTCCAAGCAGTAAAAACAACGAAAAAACATCGGAAGGTTCGAGCGAGGTAAGCTTATTCGAGCTCGAGTATTCGACGAATCAAGGTCTGGTGGCCGACAGGCCGAAACCATCCAGCTCGGTTTTATCAGAAACGTATCCACGGGTCGAAAACAGCTGCAATAATATGGTTTCACACCCGAATTCGACACATGAATTCTTTCTCAACAGGTTTGTTCCCAGTCATGAGAGTTCGAGCACAAGCTGTAAGCCTTCCGATATGTCTGGATTCCTCCCGTTTAATCGGATACAATACAGCCCGAATACCGGGCTCTCGGCCAATCCCAATGcaaatcttttcttcaattcgATCCCGAAATCTTTAGAATTTTTTTCTGATCACCAATTCATCGATTCCAATACTATTGCAGCCAGTCTTCCCCTCTCCATGAACTTCACTTCTGAGAATCCCATTAGCCATTTCAATCAAAAGTTCCAGAACTGGAGCCAGCCCTGTACATTCAGCAGCAATGGCAGCAGCTCAAGCGCCGAGTTTCGACCAAACTTCAGCTTCTTccaaaataatacattttcttGGGAAGCTGCAGAGTGTGTAAAGCCAGTAAAAGAAAGTGGACCGGAAGATATCAAGTGGGCTGACTATCTCCAAACTCCATTTTTAAACTCTATTCACCATCAAACTGCTCAAGATTTATATGCCGAATCGAAATCCCAAGTGATTTTTCAACCAGAAGCTTCACTAATCAACGGGAATTGGCATTCAAATCATCATCAACAGCAGCAGTCTTTGCAAGCTGCAGAATTATACAGCGGCAACAAGCAGTTTCAGTTTTCTTAG